A single genomic interval of Struthio camelus isolate bStrCam1 chromosome 9, bStrCam1.hap1, whole genome shotgun sequence harbors:
- the HES1 gene encoding transcription factor HES-1 isoform X2 produces the protein MPADLMEKSSASPVAATPASVNATPDKPKTAAEHRKSSKPIMEKRRRARINESLGQLKTLILDALKKDSSRHSKLEKADILEMTVKHLRSLQRAQMTAALSTDPTVLGKYRAGFSECMNEVTRFLSTCEGVNTEVRTRLLGHLASCMTQINAMNYPAPPPPLPPAAAFGPPLVPPGSGGGPLPGMPCKPGADAAKVYGGFQLLPASDGQFAFLIPSTAFGPGGAVLPLYGGPPTAATAASPPGPPPGTADSVWRPW, from the exons ATGCCGGCCGACCTGATGGAGAAGAGCAGCGCCTCGCCGGTGGCCGCCACCCCCGCCAGCGTCAACGCCACGCCCGACAAGCCCAAGACGGCGGCGGAGCACCGCAAG TCGTCCAAGCCCATCATGGAgaagcggcggcgggcgcgcatCAACGAGAGCCTGGGGCAGCTCAAGACGCTCATCCTGGACGCGCTGAAGAAGGAT AGCTCGCGGCACTCCAAGCTGGAGAAGGCCGACATCCTGGAGATGACCGTGAAGCACCTGCGGAGCCTCCAGCGGGCGCAGATGACGG CTGCACTGAGCACAGACCCCACGGTGCTGGGCAAGTACCGCGCCGGCTTCAGCGAGTGCATGAACGAGGTGACGCGGTTCCTCTCCACCTGCGAGGGTGTCAACACTGAGGTGCGCACTCGGCTCCTGGGCCACCTGGCCAGCTGTATGACCCAGATCAACGCTATGAACTACCCAGCGCccccaccgccgctgccgccagctGCAGCTTTTGGGCCACCGCTGGTGCCGccaggcagcggcggggggccgctCCCAGGCATGCCCTGCAAGCCAGGCGCTGATGCAGCTAAGGTGTACGGAGGCTTCcagctgctgccggcctcggatGGGCAGTTCGCCTTCCTCATCCCGAGTACTGCCTTTGGGCCTGGTGGTGCCGTGCTGCCCCTGTACGGTGGCCCGCCgacagctgccactgctgcctcACCGCCTGGCCCGCCACCCGGTACAGCCGACTCGGTCTGGAGACCGTGGTGA
- the HES1 gene encoding transcription factor HES-1 isoform X1, translating into MPADLMEKSSASPVAATPASVNATPDKPKTAAEHRKVSGGRAAAAAVARGRGALTGAPPLLQSSKPIMEKRRRARINESLGQLKTLILDALKKDSSRHSKLEKADILEMTVKHLRSLQRAQMTAALSTDPTVLGKYRAGFSECMNEVTRFLSTCEGVNTEVRTRLLGHLASCMTQINAMNYPAPPPPLPPAAAFGPPLVPPGSGGGPLPGMPCKPGADAAKVYGGFQLLPASDGQFAFLIPSTAFGPGGAVLPLYGGPPTAATAASPPGPPPGTADSVWRPW; encoded by the exons ATGCCGGCCGACCTGATGGAGAAGAGCAGCGCCTCGCCGGTGGCCGCCACCCCCGCCAGCGTCAACGCCACGCCCGACAAGCCCAAGACGGCGGCGGAGCACCGCAAGGTaagcgggggccgggcggcggcggcggcggtggcgcggggccgcggggcgctcaCCGGCGCGCCGCCTCTCTTGCAGTCGTCCAAGCCCATCATGGAgaagcggcggcgggcgcgcatCAACGAGAGCCTGGGGCAGCTCAAGACGCTCATCCTGGACGCGCTGAAGAAGGAT AGCTCGCGGCACTCCAAGCTGGAGAAGGCCGACATCCTGGAGATGACCGTGAAGCACCTGCGGAGCCTCCAGCGGGCGCAGATGACGG CTGCACTGAGCACAGACCCCACGGTGCTGGGCAAGTACCGCGCCGGCTTCAGCGAGTGCATGAACGAGGTGACGCGGTTCCTCTCCACCTGCGAGGGTGTCAACACTGAGGTGCGCACTCGGCTCCTGGGCCACCTGGCCAGCTGTATGACCCAGATCAACGCTATGAACTACCCAGCGCccccaccgccgctgccgccagctGCAGCTTTTGGGCCACCGCTGGTGCCGccaggcagcggcggggggccgctCCCAGGCATGCCCTGCAAGCCAGGCGCTGATGCAGCTAAGGTGTACGGAGGCTTCcagctgctgccggcctcggatGGGCAGTTCGCCTTCCTCATCCCGAGTACTGCCTTTGGGCCTGGTGGTGCCGTGCTGCCCCTGTACGGTGGCCCGCCgacagctgccactgctgcctcACCGCCTGGCCCGCCACCCGGTACAGCCGACTCGGTCTGGAGACCGTGGTGA